Within the Enterobacter roggenkampii genome, the region GCGCAGCGCCACCCGACATAAAGAGCGCAGGGAGTTTCAAGGTTCGAATTCCCCCCTTTCGGAGAATATAAAAGAAAAAAGCCCGTACTTTCGTACGAGCTCTCATCTCAAATATGGCGGTGAGGGGGGGATTCGAACCCCCGATACGTTGCCGTATACACACTTTCCAGGCGTGCTCCTTCAGCCACTCGGACACCTCACCATATTGTCATCCCGTTGTTGACGGGACGGGCGCTAATGTAAGGAAAAGCCGAACTGCCGTCAACTCACTTTTTCAGTAATTTAGCGCGTTTAGACAAACTTCAGGCAACATGATTCTTAATTGTGCTGAAAGCGTCTTTTTTATCAGCAACACAGCCGCGCAATAAATTTGTTATGCTGACAACCTCGTTAAAAAGCAAAATAAATCAGCGCAATAAAAGGCAGGAATGACTATGGATATACTTTTCTATCACCCCACGTTTGATACGGCCTACTGGATCGAGGCGCTCACGGCAGCTTTACCCGGCGCACGCGTTCGCGAGTGGAAGCGTGGAGATAACGAACATGCTGACTATGCGCTGGTCTGGCATCCGCCGGTAGAAATGCTCCAGGGCCGTAAGCTGAAGGCCGTTTTTGCCCTGGGGGCGGGCGTGGATTCCATTCTGAGCAAGCTGAAGGCGCACCCTGACATGCTGCCGGAAGCGATTCCCCTGTTCCGCCTGGAAGATACCGGAATGGGCCAGCAGATGCAGGAATATGCCGTCAGCCAGGTGCTGCACTGGTTCCGCCGTTTTGATGACTATCAGGCCTTTAAACAGCAGGCCCACTGGGAGCCGCTGCCGGATTACCGTCGCGAAGACTTTACCATCGGCATCCTCGGTGCGGGCGTGCTGGGCTCAAAAGTGGCTGAAGCTCTCGCTCCGTGGGGCTTCCCGCTGCGCTGCTGGAGCCGCAGCCGTAAGGACTATCCGGGCGTAGAGAGCTTTGCCGGAACGGATGAGCTTCCGGCCTTTCTGAACGGCACGCGCGTGCTGATCAACCTGCTGCCCAACACGGCGGAAACGGTAGGGATCATCAATGAAACCTTGCTCAACCAGTTAGCCGATCAGAGCTACCTGATGAACCTGGCGCGCGGGGTGCATCTGGTCGAGCCCGATCTGCTGAAGGCGCTGGACAGCGGAAAGCTAAAAGGCGCCATGCTGGATGTCTATAGCCGTGAACCGCTGCCGGTGGAAAGCCCGCTGTGGGCACATCCGCGCGTGGCGATGACCCCGCACGTGGCCGCCGTGACGCGTCCGGCAGAAGCGGTGGCGTACATATCCCATACCATCAGCGAAATGGAGAAGGGTAACGCGGGCACCGGCCAGGTTGACAGACAGCGCGGCTACTGAGAGAAACCCGGCGTTCGCCGGGTTTTTGCTAATATTCGCCGCTGATAACTGCTATCCTTTGGAAAAACCGCAGAGGAGAGAGAGATGTATCCCGTTGACCTGCATATGCACACCGTCGCCAGTACCCACGCGTATAGCAACCTCCATGATTATATCGCCCAGGCGAAGCTGAAAGGCATTAAGCTGTTCGCGATCACCGATCATGGTCCGGACATGGCGGATGCGCCGCACTACTGGCATTTTGTGAATATGCGGATCTGGCCACGTCTGGTGGACGGCATTGGGATACTGCGCGGCATCGAGGCGAATATCAAAAATACCGACGGTGAGATCGACTGCACCGGGCCGATGCTGACGTCTCTGGATCTTATCCTCGCCGGTTTCCACGAGCCGGTTTTTGCACCTCAGGATAAAGAGACCAACACCGCGGCGATGATTGCCACCATTGCCAGCGGCAATGTGCACATTATCAGCCACCCCGGCAACCCGAAGTACCCGATTGATATTCAGGCTGTCGCGCAGGCGGCAGCGAAGCACCGCGTGGCGCTGGAGATTAACAACTCCTCCTTTGTTCACTCGCGCAAGGGCAGTGAAGCCAACTGCCGCGAAGTGGCCGCCGCCGTACGCGATGCGGGCGGCATGGTGGCGTTGGGTTCGGATTCCCATACCGCCTTTACGCTGGGTGATTTCAGCGAGTGCCTGAAAGTGCTCAATGACGTTAACTTCCCGGAAGCGCAAATCCTGAACGTGACTCCGCGCCGCATGCTCGATTTCCTCGAATCGCGCGGCATGGAGCCGATTGCCGAATTTGCCGATCTTTAATTGTGTAATGGAATAATAAAAATGAACGAGTTTTCCATCCTTTGCCGCGTGCTGGGTACGCTCTATTATCGCCAGCCGCAAGACCCGCTGTTGGTTCCGCTCTTTACGTTAATTCGTGAAGGTAAGCTGGCGGAGAACTGGCCGCTGGAACAGGATGATTTACTGGCGCGTCTGCAAAAAAGCTGCGACATGCAGCAGATTGCGACCGATTACAATGCGCTGTTCGTCGGCGATGAGTGCCGCGTTTCGCCATACCGTTCTGCCTGGCAGGAAGAGGCGACGGAAGCGGAAGTCCGTGCTTTCCTCTCCACGCGCCGTATGCCGCTGAGCGATACGCCTGCGGATCATATCGGTACGCTGCTGCTGGCCGCTTCCTGGATTGAAGATAACGCCGGGGATGATGAGAACGAAGCTATCGAAACGCTTTTCGAAACGTACCTGCTGCCGTGGGTCGGAACATTCCTTGGGAAAGTCGAAGCCCACGCCGCCTCGCCATTCTGGAGAACGCTGGCACCGCTGACCCGCGACGCAATTGCGGCGATGTGGGATGAACTGGAAGAAGAGAACGAAGAGTGACTTAGATCACATAAATCCTGCAACGCCGAATTTCAATTTGCACATAATGTGCTTCTGATCGCATTTCTATGGTGCGCTTCTGCTAAGATGCGCGCCATGAACATATTACTTTGTATCGCAATAACAACGGGCATTCTCTCCGGGCTCTGGGGATGGGTGGCCGTGTCTCTCGGATTGCTCAGCTGGGCTGGATTCCTTGGCTGTACGGCCTATTTCGCCTGCCCGCAGGGGGGCGTCAAAGGGCTCTTTATCTCAGGCTGCACGCTAATGAGCGGGGTTATCTGGGCGCTGGTGATCATGAAAGGCAGCGCGCTGGCGCCGCATCTGGAGATGCTGGGGTACATCATGACGGGCGTTGTTGCCTTCCTGATGTGTATTCAGGCTAAGCATCTCCTGCTTTCGTTTGTGCCGGGCACCTTTATCGGGGCGTGCGCGACCTTTGCAGGGCAGGGTGACTGGAAGCTGGTCGTTCCTTCTCTGGCGCTGGGATTGCTGTTTGGCTATGCCATGAAAAACAGCGGTCTTTGGCTGGCGTCGCGGCGGGAAAAAGCGCAAGACATCACGGCGGTGAGCGAATAAAAAAAGGCGAGATAATCATCTCGCCTTTTTTATGCGCTTCCTGTCAGGATTCCGGAGGGACTGACATATCGCGGTATTTCACCAGTATCGGGTTCTGCACGTCTGCTTTGTTTTGCAGATCCCACAGCCCGCGGTCAATACCGTCGTTGATTAAGAAGATCACGCCGGTTTCAATGGCCGACATCAGACACATCATGACCGGCTCGTTAGAGGTGTAGCCAATTTCACCCTCCAGCAAACGCTGGTAATCGATGAAGCGGAATACCCCTGCCTGAACTTCATAAGAGAGGATGGTTTTGCTGGTGTTCACCGAAGAGAGCACTTCACCTGTACTGACGTTGACCACACGCAGGTTAACGGCGATTTGGTCGAGCTGGTACTGGGTATCCGCACCGATACCGAAGTACCGCGCGCCCGCACCACCCGATTTAACGTTACTTTCGTAACCAATAATCGACCCTTCAATCATCACGTTCGCTGCCGCCAGAGATTCCAGAGGCGTGCGGTTATTGGCCGCGACGGTACCATTCTCCTGTGCGGCACGAATGATTTTCCGTTCATTCAACAGGTTTTGAAGACCCTGACGTTCCAGCGGAATAAACCAGTGCGAATCCTTGAGCGCGGTAACCAGCATCGCGGTGGCACTTTGCGGCACGGCCGTGGAGAAGTTACTTGCCGGGTAAGGTTTGAATTGCCCGGTTTCATCCTGAATGTTGTATACGGAGACAAATATTTTCCCCGTTGGAGCAGGTAAATGCGTTAAATCACGATAACTCTGGGCCCGAGGCATTAATGTTGGTTTTGCAGCTTCTTTAGGTGGAGCAGTTAAACAACCGCTCAATAAGCACACTGCAACAAATATCAGGAAGCGCTGCATGATCGTTGTCCTTATTTAGCTATTGTTTAAAAGTCAGTTGAATTACTTTGTAGACCGGAAACCTGAATAGTGGAGATCCTTCCGGTTTTACGATCGGTCACGTTCAGCTGAAGCTGTCCATCAGTGTTGGCGATATCAACGATAAAATCGTTGGTCACCATTCTGCCGGGTTTGCCGGTATTAATGTTGGTCAGTAACCCGCCTAAAATCTGCGACTGGATAGCCTGAGTGAAGTTGTCCAGTGCGGATGGAGTATCAACGCTAAAATCCTTTAAGCTTGGGTCCTTATAGGAGTTTTGCGCCTGCGCTTCATTCAGCAGAAAGGCGCCGTTGTTAGGGTTACCGCCAAAGTTAGGGTTACGGAACTGAAACGTCATATTTCCGGCCCAGCTTATAGGTGTTATTAGCATTATCGAAACAACTGCATATGCAATACGCATGACAGCCTCCGCATATCGGTTCGCTAGAACTCGTCTTTAGCTAAATCGCTGGTGCTTAATAGGGCTTTATCTATTTGCAGGCGATTAATAGCGTCTTCTGATTGGGCCAGTGCCAGGGCTACGTTTTTATCGAAGTCCATTTTAGTGGGGAATAAAAACGTTTGATAAATAACGTACTGATTGGCCGTTATTGTTATCCAACTTCCCCATCGTGCACTGGGCCGCTCGTTGATTGTTATATTTCCGGTATAAGTACTGTCCCATTTGTCACTGAAGGCTCGATAAAAACTGTGCCCGACCGATGAGACAGTGTGGTCTGTTAACAATCCGGGAACTTCGACCTCGACGGCCTTCAGATTCCCGGCAGCGAGCAGGAAACTCGCTGCGGCGATCCAACTCAACGTGCGCTTCATGTGATTAACGCCTGAGGTTATCGTTTGCCCACGAAACCGCCTGAGTTCGGTTTTTTACAGCTATCTTCTTGAAAAGATTATAAAGGTGCGTCTTTACCGTATTTTCGCTGATAAATAACGAACGGGCGATTTCAATATTTGAAGCACCAATGCGTAACTTATTCAGGATCTCTTTCTCACGGTGCGTGAGCAGTGCTGACTCTGAGCTGTTATAGCGATAATTTCCGGAGTGCGTGATAAGGTAGCTGGCCAGCTTTTGCGAAAAATAACACTCTCCGCGCAATATGCCTTGCAGACCCTCAACTACCCGGTCTTCTTCTTCCGTGACGTAGAACACGCCATTGATATGCGGCCAGCTTTCAATATCCCTGAAAGGATATTCATCAGGCGTATTCAATAATAGCACGCGGATATTATTGTTTTTCCTGCTTAAAATATCTTGCCAGTAATGGATGAGCTTTTTATCAGCTTCCATCATATCGAACAGAATGATGCTGCCAGGTGCAATATCATCAAAAGAACGTTGAATATTATGCAATTTCCCGTTCAGTGATAAAGATTGCTTTAAATGTTGTAATAACGCTGTCGCTTGCAAAGAAGGTTTTGTGATCAACAGTAATGTATGACCATGTAAACTATGGACTTCATTATACATGATGAAACCCCACTTTTTTTTGGCACCTGGCAGCTGTCCTCCTGTTTAATAGAGGACACCAGAAGTACTGACAGATGTTGCACTGCTGTGTGTAGAATCAGACCATAACCTCCACGGGGAGGTAAATATAAAACCAATTTCGTACATCTAATTTCAATCTAGCTTTTACGAAGTTTAAAGCAAGTGTTAAACATGTAACCGAATGTAAAAATCAATATTAATTTGTGAAAATCACTTGTGATGAATGGCGAGAAATGATGAGAAAGTTGTACATCTAAATAGAGATGCACAGTTTTTAAAAATCATACAAATATTTATATCTCATTGATTATTAGGTGTATTTATTATTTTATGCGAACGATAAAACAGTATGAGGTACAGATTATTTCTAAGCCCATAAATGCGCGGTTGTCTGGCTTAAGAAAACGGGCTTCGTGTCACGACTGTGAAAAAGTGTCCTTCTGCCGTTACGTTTAAACAACGCGGGAAGACGCGTGGACAGCCTTCGCCTCGTTGTACAACCTGATTGTTGGACAGGGGAAATAAAAAATATAAGCTGGCCTGAGTAAAGTGATTTTTGTCGTAAATTACGACTTTGTGGTGATCCGAAAAATAAAAATAAGCCGCGCGGGTGAGATATTTAAAATGTTTCAGCGGACATACTCTTCACCGTAACGACGCGTTAACACAATATGCATCGTTTTTACAAGTAACACGGTTATAGGTTATGGCGTGATTAAATAACCAGGTCCAGGGTGACAACATGAAATACACATCGTTATTTATGGTGTTTACATTACTGGGTGCGCCTGGATTTGTAACCGCAGCGAATTCAGATTTAGCCAATGCTGAATATAACTTTGCGGTTAACGAATTAAGTCTTTCATCACTCAATCAGGCAGCCATTATTGGTCAACAGGGTGTTTTTAATGACGCTCAGGTTCGCCAGGAAGGTTCAAAACTCTTGTCCATTGTTTCACAGGATGGGGCGGGCAACAGAGCAAGAGTTGATCAATCAGGGAGTTACAATATAGCCTGGATCGATCAGAGCGGTACCGCGAATGATGCAGGTATTACGCAAGAGGGATACGGTAATAGCGCGAAAATTATCCAGAAAGGGTCGGGTAATAGAGCAAATATTACGCAGTACGGTACGCAGAAAACCGCAGTTGTAGTGCAGAAACAGTCGCAAATGGCGATTAACGTTATTCAACATTAGCGCATTCGCGACGATTTTAATCAATCCGATGGGGGTTTACCATGAAATTTCTCAAAGTGGCAGCGCTTGCAGCAATCGTAGTTTCTGGTAGTGCTATGGCGGGTTCTATTAATCAGGGCGGCTGGGGCCATGGGCATGGTCATGGCGGATACAGTGGCCCAAATTCAACCCTGAATATTTATCAGGACGGTGGCGGTAACTCCGCGGTTGCTCTGCAGACAGACGCCAGAAATTCCGTGCTGAATATTACCCAGAAAGGTGGCGGTAACGGCGCTGACGTTGGTCAGGGTTCTGATGACAGTAAAATCAACCTGACCCAGAAAGGATTTGGCAACAGTGCAACACTGGATCAGTGGAACAGCAAAAAATCTGTTATGAACGTCAGCCAGTCCGGCGGCTTTAACGGCGCCCTCGTCGACCAGACTGCCTCTAACTCTACTGTCAACGTTACCCAGATTGGTTTTGGTAACCACGCGACAGCTCATCAGTACTGATACTGAAATCTGTGCTACAAAAAAACAGGGCTGATGCCCTGTTTTTTTTCGGGAGTTCATCATGAATACCTTAATTCTTCTTGCCGCGCTTTCCAGCCAGATAACTTTCAAAACGTCGCAGCAGGAAAATATGACCACCATTATTCCTCAGGTCACCCTGGCGCAGCCGTGTGATTGTCAGGTTCAGATTGTTTCCGTTCGGGAAGGGCAGGGGGGACAAAGTTCGTCCCGACAGCAAAATACCCTTTTTATACCCGCTAATCAGACGATTGATTTAATGCGCCTGAGTTTAAATATTAATGCGGGAGACACGGTAAAAATCGTTGTCACCGTTTCAGACGGTAAATCGCTTCATTTATCACAGCAGTGGTCGCCAGCGGAACGTTCGCTTTAATCATTCATGAAATCAATGTGTTGCGAATGTGGCGGGTCTGTGCCGTTGAGCTATGCTGATATCAGGGATCAGGTCATTATGTTCCTTAACGTGAGACTTCGTTTGTCATAATGAAGTGCGTTTACCCCTCAAGGACGATTTTCATTGAGGAGTACCGATAATGAACCACTCTTTCGCTCGACTCGTGACGGGTCTGGGCCTGATTGTTTCTGTTTTTAGCCTCCCGGTTTATTCGGCTACCATTGTGAACGGTGGCGTTATTCATTTTCGCGGTGCCATTGTTGCAGACCCCTGTGAAGTTACGCCGCAGCAGAGACAGTTTGCTATGTCCTGTCCGGATAATAATCGTATGCAAACGCGCATGGTCAGTTATGAAGAGGCGCTTAATGGCAAAGTGTCCGATTCAGATCTGGTGTCGCTCCGCATGAAATACCTTAACCCTGAAAAAACGCTCGCGGTTGTCGAAATCCAGTATCGATAGCGTTCTCTCTTCCGCTTTGTGCGGAAGAGGATTTTTTCTGATAGTTTTTTCTCCCGGGCAGCCCTGCGATACACTTAATAAAAAGGCGGGTTGCAGAGGGGCTTTATGAAACCGCAAATTGAAGTTATTCATGGTGATATTACGACCATGCACGTCGACGTCATCGTCAATGCGGCCAATCCCTCCCTGATGGGGGGAGGCGGTGTGGACGGGGCTATCCACCGGGCTGCAGGACCGCAGCTGTTGGAAGCCTGCAAAACCGTACGGCAACAGCAGGGCGCATGTCCTCCCGGCCATGCGGTCATTACGCTTGCGGGCGATCTGCCTGCCAAAGCGGTGATCCACGCCGTAGGGCCTGTCTGGCACGGTGGCGATCGGCACGAGGCGAGTATTCTGGAAGAGGCTTACCGGAACTGTCTGCGGCTGGCTGCCGACAACGGCTATAAAACAATGGCATTCCCGGCCATCAGTACCGGGGTGTATGGCTATCCTAAGGCGGCTGCCGCTACGATCGCCGTCGATACCGTTTACCGCTATCTGTCGCTAAAACCGATGCCTGAGAAAGTTATCTTTGTCTGTTTCGATGAAGAAACCACCCACCTTTATCAACGGTTGCTGACCCAGCGCGGGCAGGAACTGGACACCTGAAGCAAAACGCGGCGCACTGAGTGCGCCGCGGTTGTTTATGAGGCTTTTACCTGAGGTTTTCCTGAGAAGAGGAAACGGAGAAGCGGGATCCGCAGATGGATTTCATAGAGCACGATCGCAATCCCCACGACAAACACCAGACCGGTAAAGAAGCCCAGCGTGTTGGAGGCGATATGCGGGGTGATGTAAGCCCCGAAGAAGAGCGTGAGCGGGTGATGCACCAGATAAATAAACAGCGACGCATTCACGAAGTAGGTCACGCGGCTGGACTTAAAGTTCAGCAGGCGGTGGCCGAGCGCGAATACTACGTTCACCATCCATAAACCCAGCAGCATGGTGATCACGCTTTCCGTTTCGTACATCCAGGCGTCACCGCTCCCGTAGCGCTGGTTCAGCAGATAGGCCGCGAACGCGATGGCCGCACCTACAGCACACCACGGTGACGGGGTAGTAAACAGCGCTTTCAGCTTCGGGTAAATAAACGCCAGCGCGCCAATTAAAAAGAACGGAATGTAGAAAAGGGACTGCATCACCACAAAATTAAACAGGCCGTCGCTCAGTATCGGTGGATAGACGATAAACAGGATGCGTCTCACCGCGGCGTAAGCGATACCCAACAGCAAGAAGAGCACCGACAGCTTGCCCAGCGTAACGGTGGCGAAAAAGGCGTCAGCTCTCGAACTCAGGTGGTGACGCAGGCGGCTGAAAATGAACAGGCTCACCGTAGTGAGCACCACCAGGACCAGCAGGAACCACAGGTGAGACACCAGCTCCCAGACCAGCGTGTTGTACTTTTCATACAGCGACAGATTCGGCCAGTTTTCCGCTTTGCCTTTGACGTACTGCAGCATAATGAACTGAGGCAGCGTCAGCAGCGGAATCGCGGTCAGCATGGGGATCCCCACGCGCTCGACGCGCACCTTCCACCAGCGTTTAAGCGGGTATCGCAGAAACAGCATGTAAGAGAAATAGCCGGAGATGACAAAAAACACCTGCATACGGAAGGCGTGAATAAAGTCATTAAACAGCGTCAGCCACCAGGAGGGCATCTGGCTATTCACATGCCAGGTGTGGCTGGAGTAAATCAGTGATATGTGAAAAGGGATCCCCAATAGCATCAGCCATGCCCGGATCGAGTCGAGGAAATATTCACGTTCTGTTGGTGTTGTGCTCATATAACGTTGTGCATTCTCAGACTTTTCGTCTTATCCCTAAGACTCATAATGGTTACATTCGAAAGCAACCCTACACCAAGACCGACACCCTGTCTCCAGGATAAGCACGCAAAGTGAATAATGGGTTCTTTCATTTGCTTAAACCATGAGCCAGCAGCTGAACAAAGCAGTGATAATGTTGTCGGATTGCCTGAGTTTCCATTAAAATGGATCGGATCGATATAAGCACACAAAGGGGGAAGTGCTTACTTATTATGAAACATAAACCACAGATGATGAAAATGCGTTGGTTAGGTGCTGCAGTGGTGTTATCACTGTATACCTCATCGGCACTGGCCTTTAACATCGACGATGTCGCAAAACAGGCAAAATCGATGGCTGGCAAGAGCTACGAAGCGCCGAAAAGTAACTTGCCCTCCGTTTTCCGCGATATGAAATATGCGGACTATCAGCAGATCCAGTTCAATCACGACAAAGCCTACTGGAGCAACATCAAGACCCCGTTCAAGCTTGAGTTTTATCATCAGGGTATGTATTTCGACACGCCTGTTGCCATCAACGAAGTGACGGCCACAGCGGTACGTAAGATCAAATACAGCCCGGATTACTTCAATTTTGGC harbors:
- the csgD gene encoding biofilm master transcriptional regulator CsgD, with the translated sequence MYNEVHSLHGHTLLLITKPSLQATALLQHLKQSLSLNGKLHNIQRSFDDIAPGSIILFDMMEADKKLIHYWQDILSRKNNNIRVLLLNTPDEYPFRDIESWPHINGVFYVTEEEDRVVEGLQGILRGECYFSQKLASYLITHSGNYRYNSSESALLTHREKEILNKLRIGASNIEIARSLFISENTVKTHLYNLFKKIAVKNRTQAVSWANDNLRR
- the csgE gene encoding curli production assembly/transport protein CsgE, which translates into the protein MKRTLSWIAAASFLLAAGNLKAVEVEVPGLLTDHTVSSVGHSFYRAFSDKWDSTYTGNITINERPSARWGSWITITANQYVIYQTFLFPTKMDFDKNVALALAQSEDAINRLQIDKALLSTSDLAKDEF
- the ghrA gene encoding glyoxylate/hydroxypyruvate reductase GhrA; translation: MDILFYHPTFDTAYWIEALTAALPGARVREWKRGDNEHADYALVWHPPVEMLQGRKLKAVFALGAGVDSILSKLKAHPDMLPEAIPLFRLEDTGMGQQMQEYAVSQVLHWFRRFDDYQAFKQQAHWEPLPDYRREDFTIGILGAGVLGSKVAEALAPWGFPLRCWSRSRKDYPGVESFAGTDELPAFLNGTRVLINLLPNTAETVGIINETLLNQLADQSYLMNLARGVHLVEPDLLKALDSGKLKGAMLDVYSREPLPVESPLWAHPRVAMTPHVAAVTRPAEAVAYISHTISEMEKGNAGTGQVDRQRGY
- a CDS encoding type 1 fimbrial protein, which encodes MNHSFARLVTGLGLIVSVFSLPVYSATIVNGGVIHFRGAIVADPCEVTPQQRQFAMSCPDNNRMQTRMVSYEEALNGKVSDSDLVSLRMKYLNPEKTLAVVEIQYR
- the mdoC gene encoding glucans biosynthesis protein MdoC, encoding MSTTPTEREYFLDSIRAWLMLLGIPFHISLIYSSHTWHVNSQMPSWWLTLFNDFIHAFRMQVFFVISGYFSYMLFLRYPLKRWWKVRVERVGIPMLTAIPLLTLPQFIMLQYVKGKAENWPNLSLYEKYNTLVWELVSHLWFLLVLVVLTTVSLFIFSRLRHHLSSRADAFFATVTLGKLSVLFLLLGIAYAAVRRILFIVYPPILSDGLFNFVVMQSLFYIPFFLIGALAFIYPKLKALFTTPSPWCAVGAAIAFAAYLLNQRYGSGDAWMYETESVITMLLGLWMVNVVFALGHRLLNFKSSRVTYFVNASLFIYLVHHPLTLFFGAYITPHIASNTLGFFTGLVFVVGIAIVLYEIHLRIPLLRFLFSGKPQVKAS
- a CDS encoding TorD/DmsD family molecular chaperone, with the translated sequence MNEFSILCRVLGTLYYRQPQDPLLVPLFTLIREGKLAENWPLEQDDLLARLQKSCDMQQIATDYNALFVGDECRVSPYRSAWQEEATEAEVRAFLSTRRMPLSDTPADHIGTLLLAASWIEDNAGDDENEAIETLFETYLLPWVGTFLGKVEAHAASPFWRTLAPLTRDAIAAMWDELEEENEE
- a CDS encoding DUF1097 domain-containing protein codes for the protein MNILLCIAITTGILSGLWGWVAVSLGLLSWAGFLGCTAYFACPQGGVKGLFISGCTLMSGVIWALVIMKGSALAPHLEMLGYIMTGVVAFLMCIQAKHLLLSFVPGTFIGACATFAGQGDWKLVVPSLALGLLFGYAMKNSGLWLASRREKAQDITAVSE
- the csgC gene encoding curli assembly chaperone CsgC, whose amino-acid sequence is MNTLILLAALSSQITFKTSQQENMTTIIPQVTLAQPCDCQVQIVSVREGQGGQSSSRQQNTLFIPANQTIDLMRLSLNINAGDTVKIVVTVSDGKSLHLSQQWSPAERSL
- the csgG gene encoding curli production assembly/transport protein CsgG; the encoded protein is MQRFLIFVAVCLLSGCLTAPPKEAAKPTLMPRAQSYRDLTHLPAPTGKIFVSVYNIQDETGQFKPYPASNFSTAVPQSATAMLVTALKDSHWFIPLERQGLQNLLNERKIIRAAQENGTVAANNRTPLESLAAANVMIEGSIIGYESNVKSGGAGARYFGIGADTQYQLDQIAVNLRVVNVSTGEVLSSVNTSKTILSYEVQAGVFRFIDYQRLLEGEIGYTSNEPVMMCLMSAIETGVIFLINDGIDRGLWDLQNKADVQNPILVKYRDMSVPPES
- the csgF gene encoding curli production assembly/transport protein CsgF → MRIAYAVVSIMLITPISWAGNMTFQFRNPNFGGNPNNGAFLLNEAQAQNSYKDPSLKDFSVDTPSALDNFTQAIQSQILGGLLTNINTGKPGRMVTNDFIVDIANTDGQLQLNVTDRKTGRISTIQVSGLQSNSTDF
- a CDS encoding phosphatase: MYPVDLHMHTVASTHAYSNLHDYIAQAKLKGIKLFAITDHGPDMADAPHYWHFVNMRIWPRLVDGIGILRGIEANIKNTDGEIDCTGPMLTSLDLILAGFHEPVFAPQDKETNTAAMIATIASGNVHIISHPGNPKYPIDIQAVAQAAAKHRVALEINNSSFVHSRKGSEANCREVAAAVRDAGGMVALGSDSHTAFTLGDFSECLKVLNDVNFPEAQILNVTPRRMLDFLESRGMEPIAEFADL
- the ymdB gene encoding O-acetyl-ADP-ribose deacetylase, which translates into the protein MKPQIEVIHGDITTMHVDVIVNAANPSLMGGGGVDGAIHRAAGPQLLEACKTVRQQQGACPPGHAVITLAGDLPAKAVIHAVGPVWHGGDRHEASILEEAYRNCLRLAADNGYKTMAFPAISTGVYGYPKAAAATIAVDTVYRYLSLKPMPEKVIFVCFDEETTHLYQRLLTQRGQELDT
- the csgA gene encoding curli major subunit CsgA, translating into MKFLKVAALAAIVVSGSAMAGSINQGGWGHGHGHGGYSGPNSTLNIYQDGGGNSAVALQTDARNSVLNITQKGGGNGADVGQGSDDSKINLTQKGFGNSATLDQWNSKKSVMNVSQSGGFNGALVDQTASNSTVNVTQIGFGNHATAHQY
- the csgB gene encoding curli minor subunit CsgB, which encodes MKYTSLFMVFTLLGAPGFVTAANSDLANAEYNFAVNELSLSSLNQAAIIGQQGVFNDAQVRQEGSKLLSIVSQDGAGNRARVDQSGSYNIAWIDQSGTANDAGITQEGYGNSAKIIQKGSGNRANITQYGTQKTAVVVQKQSQMAINVIQH